The stretch of DNA TCACCAGAAAATCCGCACCAGCTGGCAAGTAGCAGCAAGGATTAGCCACAGCGGTCCGGCAGTGTCCACCCACAACACCTGTCTACTGAGAGGCCACTGTGCCCTCTACTTCATTGCTTTGGGGTGAGAGGAAACATCCGACGCAGTTGAGGAACCAGGAAGTGGGTCCTCCAGGGATGAGGAGGTGTTCTGCTGGATGACTTTTTTAACTGTTCCCTCTAGAGTCATCTGCTCATTAGCAATAGTTTTTGTCTTAACAGTCTCTCTTTGATTTTATAAACTGACTTGATTTCTTGTTCTGTTATGAATGCACGCTGTTCTAGTCCTTCAATAAGCCCATCACACATTTTCACCATGTCGTCTATAGGCACTTGTGCTCCGGTGTCCACAACACCATCTTTATCAGCATCTTTACAACAGTCCTGCTGATTCagaagcactttggccatctcgCCACCAGTCAACGAACGAACGGCTCGAGTCTGACTATCAGTGTTAAAGTCTTTGTCCAAATCCACCTCTTCAACATAATGCTCTACTGCTTTGTGATCACTGGATGCTTTATCACGACAAATCTTTACAAACTTAATGCCATGTCTTTTCTTAAACTTCTGCAACCAGCCTGTTGAGTATTCACAGTTGCCTTCAATTTTCAGTTCCTCATGATAGATTCTGGCTTGTTTCATGATCAGCATACCATTCAGTGGCTTGTGTTCACTGCGACGCTGGCGGATCCACTCTTTCAATATACGATCCAGATCTTCATTTTTAGCTTTATGCAGTGTCTTTCTGGTTTTCATTAACCTTGGCTCATCACTTTCCGCACAGAACTTCAAGAGCTTATCCTTCTGTTTCTTCAGATCATATATGGTGGTCATTCCAACACCATACTCTTCCATCAAGTGTTTCACGCTTACACCCCTGTCCAGTTTCTCCAACAGCTTGACTTTCTGTGCTATAGATAAACATAAATGCTTCCTCTTTTTCTTACCACTGTTGACCATAGAGATATCTGCAGCACTTTTTGCCATTTTCAACAATATCTTTCCACCacagaaaataagaagaaaaaagaaaacagtaaataaatcatGTAATCATGTAGGTGTTGGCCTGTGTGGGACATAGCAGGGAATCAATGCTGTTAGCACCTGGTTGACATACCTGCCACTTTCTAACTCTCTGTATACTTTTGTGGAGGACTCGGGTGTGTGACAAAAACTTATTACAGCCGATGGGGGCTGAGAGGGTCATTTCCCCATATGTGGGTCCTGAATCAACTAGGCAGTGTACACGAATCGTGACTGCAACATGTCATATGAAGTCAGGTGTGGAATCTTCCACTTGTGGCATCATGTGAGTGCTCAAAAAGTTGCAGATTTGGAGCTATTCAGATTTCAGGTTTTCAGATTAGGAGTTGTCAAGCTGTATTGTAACATTAGAGGTATGCAGTGATGTTAAATGTCAGGAAATTCAACCAATATATACGTtggtaaaaaaaatacatatggatTATAATGACTTAATTCCATTTGGAAGAgtccttgatcttttttttttccttagaagcACCAACATTTCCTTTATAATGactcaaagaaataaacaggAATTGTATTTATTACACATACTACAACTTCCAGACATCCACATTCACTTTAAAAATTGCTATTAATATCAAAACTCTTTACCAGAACTAAAGAATACTTGGATGGGAAAGACAAATGTGTATTTTACTAGAAATATCACAATTCCCATTATTCATGATAATTTCTGTAAAGTATGGAAGTAATTACAATAGTTATCGTTCTTTTACTGAAAGTGGGACAGGATAGCTACATTGTATTACAGTTTCTCCTTtaagaaaatcatttatttgaaagacagagttacagccaaaaggagagacagagttcttatatacactggttcacttcaaatGACCACAGTCACTGGGGCTGGGTTGGGATGAAACCAAAACACAGGAGCTTCACAGGACTTtcagctatcttctgctgccttcccaggcacattagctgggagctggattgcaagtggagcagtgaggacacgaACCTGTGTctttatgggatgtcagtgttgccaGCTGTGGCTTAACTGgttatgccataatgctggcaccatggctactccttttaaaaataagcagcTGTGGCCCAGTGTGATCACTTAGCGTCTAAAGCTTCgctttgcatccactgggatgccatgtgggcaccggtttgtgtcctggctgctccacttcccttccagctccctacctgtggcctgagagagcagtgggggatggcctaaggccctgggcccctgtacctgcgTGTAAGACCacaggaatctcctggctcctggctctggatcagctcggctctggccatcctgaccacttggggagtaaaccagtggacaagtacctttctctctgtatctccttctctctgtatatctgcctttcaataaaaaaaaaatcaaataaaatatatcttcaaaaaaaaaaaaaaaaaaagctaagtgaAGATGCCACAGTACTTGTCCCCCAAATGGGATAAATTTATTCATACTTtctatgtaataaaaatttttaacaagctatattttaaa from Ochotona princeps isolate mOchPri1 chromosome 1, mOchPri1.hap1, whole genome shotgun sequence encodes:
- the LOC131479624 gene encoding jerky protein homolog produces the protein MVKLLEKLDRGVSVKHLMEEYGVGMTTIYDLKKQKDKLLKFCAESDEPRLMKTRKTLHKAKNEDLDRILKEWIRQRRSEHKPLNGMLIMKQARIYHEELKIEGNCEYSTGWLQKFKKRHGIKFVKICRDKASSDHKAVEHYVEEVDLDKDFNTDSQTRAVRSLTGGEMAKVLLNQQDCCKDADKDGVVDTGAQVPIDDMVKMCDGLIEGLEQRAFITEQEIKSVYKIKERLLRQKLLLMSR